A part of Rhodohalobacter barkolensis genomic DNA contains:
- a CDS encoding FtsX-like permease family protein, producing the protein MNIIRFISRRYLFSRKHISLISVLTSISIAGITLGTALLIIILSVFNGFFDVIRGFLLSFDPDIRIEMNEVNAMPFDPDLIDQIQNHPEVVQVAPYVEGKAMLISEDNQNDVVIVRGIERSSHIRISDLEQSVQNGVFDLSVQDGQPGLVISSTITNQYGLESGDEIALLSSAGMRRAITQFSAPRVSRFQVRGSYNIQQIIDDDITYINLEAAQRLFNMRNEITGLDLQLVDTDNAENVKQDLQQMLGPDYRLQTWYDLQKPLYDVMYLEKWGSYFILMIIVLVAALNIVGSLTMIVIQKKKDIGVLISMGMTSKKIKQIFISQGIQIGLIGCGIGGVLGVLTAWIQQEYGLVKLTSSFIIDAYPVSIQPLDIALVVGGSLILCLAASWYPATRAAQVQPADALRGE; encoded by the coding sequence ATGAATATCATTCGCTTTATATCAAGACGCTACCTGTTTTCCAGGAAACACATTTCACTGATCTCTGTTCTGACATCGATCAGTATTGCCGGAATTACTCTTGGCACGGCACTTCTTATTATCATTTTATCGGTTTTTAATGGCTTTTTTGATGTCATTCGCGGGTTTTTGCTCTCTTTTGATCCTGATATTCGTATTGAGATGAATGAAGTTAATGCAATGCCTTTTGATCCCGATCTGATCGATCAAATACAAAACCATCCCGAAGTTGTACAGGTTGCCCCTTATGTAGAAGGCAAAGCCATGCTTATCTCTGAAGATAATCAAAATGATGTGGTTATTGTGCGGGGTATTGAAAGAAGTTCGCACATCAGAATCTCTGATCTTGAGCAGAGCGTTCAAAATGGGGTTTTTGATCTATCCGTCCAAGACGGCCAGCCGGGACTTGTAATCAGCAGCACAATTACCAATCAATACGGGTTGGAATCCGGTGATGAAATTGCACTGCTAAGTTCCGCCGGCATGAGGAGGGCCATCACTCAGTTTTCAGCACCCAGGGTGAGTCGGTTCCAGGTTCGGGGAAGTTATAACATTCAACAGATTATTGATGATGACATAACCTACATCAACCTCGAAGCCGCTCAGCGACTTTTCAACATGCGAAACGAGATCACCGGGTTAGACTTACAGCTTGTAGACACCGATAACGCTGAAAATGTTAAGCAGGATTTACAGCAAATGTTAGGACCTGATTACAGGCTGCAAACCTGGTACGACCTGCAAAAGCCTCTTTATGATGTGATGTATCTTGAAAAATGGGGATCCTATTTTATCCTGATGATTATCGTGCTGGTTGCTGCACTGAATATCGTAGGTTCGCTCACAATGATCGTCATTCAAAAGAAAAAGGATATTGGTGTGCTGATCTCCATGGGTATGACATCCAAAAAGATCAAACAGATCTTTATCAGCCAGGGAATTCAAATTGGATTGATTGGCTGTGGAATTGGCGGTGTACTGGGTGTTCTTACAGCGTGGATTCAACAAGAGTATGGACTGGTTAAACTTACCTCATCCTTTATTATTGACGCCTATCCCGTTTCCATTCAGCCACTGGATATAGCTTTGGTTGTTGGCGGCAGTTTGATTTTATGCCTGGCTGCAAGCTGGTACCCCGCTACAAGAGCCGCCCAGGTCCAGCCCGCCGATGCCCTCAGGGGAGAATAA
- the glgB gene encoding 1,4-alpha-glucan branching protein GlgB: protein MNNLTLKIEEIQAISNGKHGDLFSVLGLQTVNVNGKEKLVLRVFRPNAKSINVLPEKGKPIELKRASEEGLFEHVFTRRKNRFPYKIKVTPYEGEVYTIEDPYRFASQISDYDLQLWGEGNHHYAHNWMGAHPKTIDGVDGTHFVVCAPSAVRVSVIGSFNNWDGRIHGMRFYPDQGIWETFIPHVTKGDLYKFEIKSHPDQAPMKKADPYARYSELRPGTASKIWTDSYSWKDSSWVDNRADIQQHDRPISIYEIHAGSWKRKVGEDPGFLSYRELADELVPYMDEMEFTHVELMPIAEHPYDPSWGYQITGYFAPTSRFGNPEDLKYFIDKCHQANIGVIVDWVPAHFTKDDHGLRRFDGTALYEHEDPRLGEHKDWGTNIFNFGRTEVKNFLISNAVYWVEEFHIDGLRVDAVASMLYLDYSREDGEWIPNEYGGRENLEAIYFLRRFNEVIHDYFPGVLTFAEESTSWQGVSRPTSSGGLGFDFKWNMGWMNDTLDYMEKDPIYRKYHQDQLSFSLIYAFSEQFILPLSHDEVVHMKQSLLSKMPGDDWQKFANLRLLYTYMFGHPGKKLLFMGDEFAQWSEWTEQYSIDWHLLQWENHKGVQHLVKDLNRIYKKESALHEVDYKWEGFEWIDISDADNSMLSFIRKGKNPDDYLVFLLNFTPTLHNQYKFGVPEACEYEVVLNSDSEFYGGSNAGPKLIRGQEGAWHSQPANITVTVPPLAGVILRPKK, encoded by the coding sequence GTGAATAACTTGACGCTTAAAATCGAAGAAATTCAGGCAATATCCAACGGTAAGCATGGCGATCTGTTTTCTGTTTTGGGATTACAGACTGTAAACGTGAACGGAAAAGAGAAATTAGTTCTGCGAGTTTTCCGGCCGAATGCTAAATCAATCAATGTTTTACCGGAAAAAGGGAAGCCGATTGAATTGAAGCGAGCGTCTGAAGAGGGACTGTTTGAACACGTTTTTACTCGCAGAAAAAATCGTTTCCCCTACAAAATTAAAGTTACACCTTACGAAGGCGAGGTCTATACAATTGAGGATCCCTATCGTTTCGCATCGCAAATTTCTGACTACGACCTGCAGCTTTGGGGAGAAGGAAATCACCACTACGCACATAATTGGATGGGGGCTCACCCTAAAACCATAGACGGAGTTGATGGAACTCATTTTGTGGTTTGTGCTCCATCGGCTGTTCGAGTGAGCGTGATCGGGTCATTCAATAATTGGGACGGGCGAATTCATGGCATGCGCTTTTACCCTGACCAGGGTATTTGGGAAACGTTTATCCCACACGTAACCAAGGGTGATCTATACAAATTTGAGATTAAATCTCATCCCGATCAGGCGCCCATGAAAAAGGCAGATCCATATGCGCGTTACTCTGAACTCAGACCGGGAACGGCTTCTAAAATCTGGACAGATTCCTACAGCTGGAAAGACAGTTCGTGGGTGGATAACCGCGCTGATATACAGCAGCATGACCGGCCCATTTCTATTTATGAAATTCATGCGGGATCGTGGAAGCGGAAAGTAGGGGAAGACCCGGGCTTTTTATCTTATCGTGAATTGGCGGATGAGTTGGTTCCGTATATGGATGAGATGGAATTTACTCACGTTGAATTGATGCCAATTGCCGAACATCCTTATGATCCCTCCTGGGGTTATCAAATTACCGGGTACTTTGCGCCGACAAGCCGATTCGGTAACCCGGAAGATTTAAAATATTTTATTGATAAATGTCATCAGGCCAATATCGGTGTGATTGTGGATTGGGTTCCGGCGCACTTTACAAAGGATGATCATGGTTTACGCAGATTCGACGGTACGGCTCTTTATGAGCATGAAGATCCGCGTTTGGGCGAACATAAAGATTGGGGGACCAATATTTTTAATTTTGGCCGGACGGAAGTTAAAAACTTTCTGATCTCCAATGCGGTCTATTGGGTTGAGGAGTTTCATATTGATGGACTGAGGGTGGATGCCGTAGCCTCCATGCTCTACCTGGATTACTCGCGCGAAGACGGCGAGTGGATTCCAAATGAATATGGCGGGCGCGAGAATTTAGAAGCGATTTATTTTTTACGGCGATTTAATGAGGTGATTCACGACTACTTCCCCGGAGTTCTTACTTTTGCTGAAGAGTCTACATCATGGCAGGGAGTATCACGTCCAACATCATCCGGCGGATTGGGTTTCGATTTTAAATGGAATATGGGTTGGATGAATGACACCCTCGATTATATGGAGAAGGACCCGATTTATAGAAAGTATCATCAGGATCAGCTTTCGTTTTCACTGATCTATGCATTTTCTGAGCAGTTTATCCTGCCTTTATCTCATGATGAGGTGGTTCATATGAAGCAGTCTTTGCTCTCGAAAATGCCCGGTGACGACTGGCAGAAATTTGCAAACCTGCGGTTGCTCTATACATACATGTTTGGCCACCCCGGTAAAAAACTACTCTTTATGGGCGATGAATTTGCTCAATGGAGTGAGTGGACTGAACAATACTCCATAGACTGGCATCTTCTTCAATGGGAAAATCATAAAGGAGTGCAGCATCTTGTTAAAGACTTGAACCGCATTTATAAAAAGGAATCGGCACTTCACGAAGTTGATTATAAATGGGAAGGGTTTGAGTGGATTGATATTAGCGATGCGGATAACAGTATGCTTTCATTTATTCGTAAAGGCAAAAACCCGGATGATTATCTTGTTTTTCTGCTCAACTTCACGCCAACCTTACACAATCAATATAAATTTGGTGTACCGGAAGCCTGTGAATATGAGGTTGTGCTGAACAGTGATTCAGAATTTTATGGTGGCAGTAATGCCGGTCCGAAATTGATTCGGGGACAAGAAGGAGCCTGGCATAGTCAGCCTGCAAACATCACAGTAACGGTTCCGCCACTTGCGGGAGTGATTTTACGCCCAAAGAAATAA
- the malQ gene encoding 4-alpha-glucanotransferase translates to MRFSRSCGTLVHPTSFPSKYGMGDLGYEAERFIDFLVRTNQTIWQVLPLGPTGYGNSPYASYSAFAGNHYLISLDRLVDKGLLNKDEVEKAELPVMNKAEYEKSYELKERLFKKAAKSFYADMSDEDKENLNSFKKKNSVWLHDYCLFMTCLKANDKQPWNEWDKDLAQRKPKAIAKVEKNQKEEIEYQLWLQFEFFNQWYELKSYANKKGIRVVGDIPIFVDHNSSDVWSNPKYFAVDKQGNRQLVAGVPPDYFSETGQLWGNPLYKWDALEKDNFSWWVDRFRQMFDLYDSIRVDHFRGFDAYWEVKASEETAIKGRWVKGPGKKLFKSIKKELGELPIIAEDLGVMTPEVEELRDSFDFPGMKILQFAFDSDSTNNFLPHNYPQNCVVYTGTHDNDTTIGWYVQAPDVEKHRMREYTKSDGREPEWELVRLGMLSVADQAIFPLQDFMSLGTEHRMNLPGTVGDNWLWRYTNDMLNSVDEGRIKLLAEMGNRVPSANKED, encoded by the coding sequence ATGAGATTTTCACGTTCATGCGGCACGTTAGTGCACCCCACTTCATTTCCTTCAAAATATGGTATGGGTGATCTCGGATATGAGGCAGAAAGATTTATCGACTTTCTGGTTCGAACCAATCAAACCATTTGGCAAGTGCTGCCTCTGGGTCCTACCGGTTATGGTAACTCACCTTATGCTAGTTATTCGGCTTTTGCAGGTAACCACTATTTGATCAGTCTGGACCGTTTGGTTGATAAGGGGTTGTTGAATAAAGATGAAGTGGAGAAAGCAGAACTTCCTGTGATGAATAAGGCAGAATATGAGAAATCATATGAGCTAAAAGAGAGGCTTTTTAAAAAAGCAGCGAAGAGTTTTTATGCTGATATGTCTGATGAGGATAAAGAAAACCTGAATTCATTCAAGAAGAAAAACAGCGTTTGGCTGCATGACTATTGCCTTTTTATGACATGTCTGAAAGCCAACGACAAACAGCCCTGGAATGAGTGGGATAAAGATTTGGCGCAACGCAAACCGAAAGCGATCGCTAAAGTAGAGAAAAATCAAAAAGAGGAGATTGAGTATCAGCTGTGGCTTCAGTTTGAGTTTTTCAATCAGTGGTATGAGCTGAAAAGTTACGCGAATAAAAAAGGGATTCGTGTTGTTGGAGACATCCCAATTTTTGTGGACCACAATAGCTCGGATGTTTGGTCTAATCCAAAATATTTTGCTGTAGACAAGCAGGGAAATCGCCAGCTGGTAGCCGGTGTGCCGCCCGACTACTTTAGTGAAACCGGGCAGTTATGGGGGAATCCGCTCTATAAATGGGATGCTTTGGAAAAAGATAATTTCTCGTGGTGGGTAGACCGTTTCCGGCAGATGTTTGATTTGTACGACTCCATCCGGGTAGACCACTTCAGGGGGTTTGATGCATATTGGGAAGTAAAGGCAAGTGAAGAGACTGCAATTAAAGGCCGCTGGGTTAAGGGTCCAGGAAAAAAACTTTTCAAATCCATAAAGAAAGAGCTGGGAGAGTTACCCATTATAGCCGAAGATTTAGGTGTAATGACTCCTGAGGTTGAAGAGCTCAGGGATTCATTTGATTTCCCGGGCATGAAAATTCTACAGTTTGCTTTCGATTCAGATTCAACAAACAATTTTCTTCCGCATAATTATCCGCAAAATTGTGTGGTCTATACCGGTACTCATGATAATGATACAACCATTGGCTGGTATGTTCAGGCACCGGATGTTGAAAAGCATAGAATGCGCGAGTATACAAAATCGGATGGGCGTGAGCCGGAATGGGAGTTAGTACGGCTGGGAATGCTCTCTGTGGCCGATCAGGCAATCTTTCCGCTGCAGGATTTTATGAGTCTTGGTACGGAGCATCGAATGAATTTACCCGGAACTGTTGGGGATAATTGGCTTTGGCGATATACAAATGATATGCTCAATTCCGTTGATGAAGGAAGGATTAAACTTTTAGCTGAGATGGGGAATAGAGTCCCTTCAGCTAATAAGGAAGATTAA
- a CDS encoding phosphosulfolactate synthase, producing the protein MQFQLNHLPKRTEKPRNKGITLALDKGYSVRQVEDFCEVASTYTDIVKLGWGTSYVTQNLSDKLDVYKKYDIPVYFGGTLFEAYVLRDQLDAYVELLKRYEIQYLEVSNGTIWLSENKKLDIINKLSQDFTVLSEVGSKNPDSIIPPYKWVKMIQNEMEAGSWKVICEARESGTVGVFRPNGEIRSGLIDEITDQIPMKDLIFEAPQKDQQVWFIKKFGSNVNLGNIQPAEVISVETIRLGLRGDTLFDFYSIEDNQLQEAYSGNSNSNGSRENKK; encoded by the coding sequence ATGCAATTTCAACTTAATCATCTGCCAAAACGGACTGAAAAACCTCGAAACAAAGGAATTACTCTCGCACTCGATAAAGGGTATAGTGTTCGTCAAGTTGAAGATTTTTGTGAAGTAGCCTCTACCTATACAGATATTGTAAAGTTGGGTTGGGGAACTTCATATGTAACCCAAAATCTCTCAGATAAACTGGATGTATATAAAAAGTACGATATTCCGGTTTACTTTGGAGGAACCCTATTTGAAGCGTACGTACTCCGCGATCAGCTGGATGCGTATGTAGAACTTCTGAAGCGGTATGAAATTCAGTACCTGGAAGTTTCGAATGGTACAATTTGGTTATCTGAAAACAAGAAGCTTGACATCATAAACAAATTAAGCCAGGATTTTACGGTGCTGTCTGAAGTGGGGAGTAAAAATCCAGACTCAATCATACCGCCCTATAAATGGGTTAAAATGATTCAGAACGAGATGGAGGCCGGAAGCTGGAAGGTTATTTGTGAAGCGCGAGAAAGTGGCACCGTTGGAGTTTTTCGTCCAAATGGTGAAATCCGGTCGGGATTAATTGATGAAATTACCGATCAGATCCCTATGAAAGATCTTATTTTTGAAGCCCCGCAAAAAGATCAGCAAGTTTGGTTTATCAAAAAATTCGGAAGTAATGTGAACCTCGGCAATATCCAGCCGGCAGAAGTAATTTCTGTAGAGACCATTCGTTTAGGTTTGCGAGGAGACACGCTATTTGATTTTTACTCAATAGAAGACAACCAGTTACAGGAAGCCTATTCCGGTAACTCTAATTCAAACGGTTCCCGAGAGAATAAAAAGTAA
- a CDS encoding glycogen/starch synthase, with protein MKILYAAAEIAPFARMTYTADLLRFLPASLQDQGFEIRILLPKFGTINDRRNRLHEVIRLSGIEVEVGDDIDTMKIKVASIPNAKLQVYFLDNDKYFKRKGMFENPKTEEFYDDNDERLAFYNKGVLETVINLGWKPDIIHCHDWPAGLIPLLVRTKYKNEDIFQDTQIVYNLHHSENKGHFEGTNILDLLGLPEEVDVDSYLEDGKIDLLKTGLKHSDHVVTGNHLKDQFDDLFKELNINPTKIQGSPEDVSKKFADYYRQITGKDE; from the coding sequence ATGAAAATACTATACGCAGCCGCCGAAATTGCCCCTTTTGCCCGAATGACATACACTGCAGATTTACTGCGATTTTTGCCGGCATCTTTGCAAGACCAGGGTTTTGAAATTAGAATCTTACTGCCAAAATTTGGTACTATCAACGATCGCCGTAACCGATTGCACGAAGTGATCAGGCTTTCAGGTATTGAAGTGGAAGTTGGTGATGATATAGATACCATGAAGATTAAAGTAGCCAGTATACCAAATGCAAAATTGCAGGTATACTTTCTGGATAATGATAAATACTTTAAGCGCAAAGGGATGTTTGAAAATCCTAAAACTGAAGAGTTTTATGATGATAACGACGAACGCCTGGCTTTTTACAATAAAGGAGTGCTTGAGACAGTTATCAATCTTGGATGGAAACCGGATATTATTCACTGCCATGACTGGCCGGCCGGATTGATTCCACTTCTTGTTCGTACCAAGTATAAAAACGAGGACATTTTTCAGGATACACAGATTGTTTATAATCTTCATCATTCTGAAAACAAAGGCCATTTTGAAGGCACGAATATCTTAGACCTTTTGGGACTTCCCGAAGAAGTTGATGTAGATTCGTACCTGGAAGATGGTAAGATTGACCTTTTGAAAACCGGGCTGAAACACAGTGACCATGTCGTAACCGGAAACCACTTAAAAGATCAATTCGACGATCTTTTTAAAGAATTGAATATTAACCCAACAAAAATTCAGGGTTCGCCCGAAGATGTATCTAAAAAATTTGCAGACTACTACCGGCAGATCACCGGAAAAGATGAGTAA
- a CDS encoding DUF4270 family protein translates to MSNPSQVNLNPKEMNFKGSRFSIAAFLLLIIPLMMGCESPGSVGEGLGPDGSSVSSEEFSVENISSIDANTFSGRLSNSALGYVEDPVYGTLNAVAVLKPSISRADVDTLAEGDTMTLRLVFNSPVYGEEMSVSDFEIYEVAEPWRGNEIRYNQEAAIDFASQVADFQVAEDDTVEVELSSEWVDKFSTYFNSTDANRDSVYVNEFHGLAIVPAETNSKVRFLRHTPQDEDEDPDVTEFRAYSTELNDEDEEVEIVNPISLRDWGSYSVRTDEQEHNSGYVLHNIDQLMELNLDLPTEDLQAENIINASLVFSIDRSEEQMFSNIVRPEVETIRAHSFSSTPSDLISEIFISSPRFGADLNEDEDIFKVDVTQYVLNAAYGDADEGPLYFSVQTVNGIFYSVKLHDDTAPQGKQPRLIITSVE, encoded by the coding sequence ATGAGTAATCCATCTCAAGTTAATCTCAATCCAAAAGAGATGAATTTTAAAGGCAGTCGATTCTCTATCGCTGCCTTTCTTCTTCTAATTATTCCATTAATGATGGGCTGTGAATCGCCCGGTTCTGTAGGTGAAGGCTTAGGCCCTGACGGCAGTTCTGTTTCAAGTGAGGAGTTTTCTGTTGAAAATATTTCATCGATTGATGCAAATACTTTTTCCGGTCGGCTCTCCAATTCAGCGCTCGGCTATGTTGAGGATCCCGTTTATGGCACACTGAATGCAGTTGCCGTTCTGAAGCCGTCCATTTCCAGGGCAGATGTGGATACGCTGGCTGAGGGAGATACAATGACCCTTCGGCTTGTATTCAATTCACCGGTTTACGGGGAAGAGATGAGCGTATCGGACTTTGAAATTTATGAGGTTGCCGAACCGTGGCGTGGAAATGAAATTAGGTACAACCAAGAGGCAGCAATAGACTTTGCCAGTCAGGTTGCGGACTTCCAGGTGGCCGAAGATGATACAGTTGAAGTTGAGTTGAGCAGTGAGTGGGTTGATAAGTTCAGCACTTATTTTAACTCTACGGATGCCAATCGAGATTCTGTATATGTAAATGAGTTTCACGGATTGGCAATTGTACCGGCCGAAACAAACTCTAAAGTTCGGTTTTTGCGACATACTCCTCAGGATGAAGATGAAGACCCGGATGTTACAGAGTTCCGTGCATACTCAACAGAACTGAATGATGAAGATGAAGAGGTGGAGATTGTTAATCCAATCAGTCTTCGAGACTGGGGATCGTACTCCGTGCGCACAGATGAACAAGAGCATAACTCCGGTTATGTACTTCATAATATTGATCAGCTAATGGAACTGAATCTGGATTTACCCACTGAGGATCTTCAGGCTGAAAATATTATAAATGCGAGTCTCGTTTTTAGTATTGATCGCTCAGAGGAACAGATGTTTAGTAATATTGTACGCCCGGAAGTTGAAACAATTCGTGCACACTCATTCTCTTCCACTCCTTCAGACTTGATTTCTGAGATATTTATTTCCAGTCCGAGATTTGGAGCAGATCTGAATGAAGATGAAGATATTTTTAAAGTTGATGTTACACAGTATGTGTTAAATGCAGCCTATGGTGATGCAGATGAAGGACCGCTCTACTTTTCGGTACAAACTGTTAATGGAATTTTCTATTCAGTTAAACTGCACGATGACACCGCTCCCCAGGGAAAGCAGCCAAGGCTAATCATTACTTCAGTTGAATAA
- a CDS encoding tetratricopeptide repeat protein has translation MKKYIAVLALLFAFSSNAYSQGEPPYGMSELQAYSIFYENYRTGSYDMALQFGKWMLEAKPRSIEGANRFSLPRQFERMINVYTELSKQESDPSLSTAYLDTVEIIYNEAFEIFSEDEIDHYTWHFNKGRFYQENQSNISGGMDKAYQEYEKAYELDPERLTQAGDGYYINILLSNYVSNGEREKALEVIDEVEELAGSSLQDQIDEIRDGLFSDPEERIEFLEGRLAENPGDITLLKEIADLYEGEGDREKAIEYAQRVLDEEETFENAERLAEYALADGENRQALTFLEQALDLAESNSQKKTVLMELVDVQQNLKNFETARRYARQGIQLDSNWGEPYIKIAGIYASAISDCTSGRQMDRDDRSVYWLVLDYLDRARNTDSSVANTVQRQYRTYEPVTPSSEDKFFRGWEPGDEIQIGSNISDCYAWIDETTTVR, from the coding sequence ATGAAAAAGTATATTGCAGTCTTAGCATTACTGTTTGCATTCTCCTCTAATGCTTACTCACAAGGTGAGCCACCGTATGGGATGAGCGAATTGCAGGCCTACTCCATTTTTTACGAGAACTACAGAACCGGTAGTTATGATATGGCTCTTCAGTTCGGTAAATGGATGTTAGAAGCTAAACCCAGGTCTATTGAAGGCGCTAATCGATTTAGCCTGCCTCGCCAGTTTGAGCGAATGATTAATGTATATACGGAGCTTTCTAAACAAGAATCAGATCCTTCATTAAGTACGGCATATCTCGATACCGTAGAGATTATTTATAATGAAGCATTTGAAATATTCTCTGAAGATGAGATCGATCATTATACCTGGCACTTTAACAAAGGTCGTTTTTATCAGGAAAATCAAAGCAACATTTCCGGTGGAATGGATAAGGCGTACCAGGAATACGAAAAAGCATATGAGCTTGATCCGGAACGTCTTACACAAGCCGGAGACGGATATTACATTAATATCCTCCTCTCCAATTATGTCTCAAATGGCGAGCGTGAAAAAGCTCTTGAAGTGATAGATGAAGTTGAAGAGTTGGCAGGAAGTTCGCTTCAAGATCAGATTGACGAAATTCGGGACGGTCTGTTTTCTGATCCGGAAGAACGAATTGAATTCTTGGAAGGCAGACTTGCAGAAAATCCTGGAGATATCACATTGCTGAAGGAGATCGCAGATCTTTATGAAGGAGAAGGAGATCGTGAAAAGGCTATTGAGTATGCTCAAAGAGTACTTGATGAAGAAGAAACCTTCGAAAATGCAGAGCGATTAGCTGAGTATGCTCTTGCGGATGGAGAAAACAGACAGGCCTTAACATTTTTAGAGCAAGCTTTAGATTTAGCTGAATCAAATTCACAAAAGAAAACAGTATTAATGGAGCTTGTAGACGTACAGCAGAATCTTAAAAACTTTGAAACTGCCAGGAGATATGCTCGGCAGGGAATACAGTTAGATAGTAATTGGGGTGAACCGTACATAAAAATTGCAGGTATATATGCATCAGCAATTTCTGATTGTACATCGGGCCGCCAAATGGATCGTGATGACAGGTCTGTTTACTGGCTGGTATTAGATTACCTGGACAGAGCGCGTAATACCGATTCATCTGTGGCTAATACGGTTCAAAGACAGTATAGAACTTACGAACCTGTAACACCTTCGTCAGAAGACAAATTTTTTAGAGGATGGGAACCCGGAGACGAAATTCAAATTGGCAGCAACATTTCTGATTGCTATGCCTGGATTGATGAAACAACAACAGTCCGATAA
- the rho gene encoding transcription termination factor Rho — protein sequence MARSRKNKGRNKPKGKSKGNNKNVFIPKFHHNQQTRIGGRYNGVLEINQKGYGFIRKLDFEFSLDPKDPFLKPDEVKHHDLRSGLILEGEFEQDQSGNRHVHSIERINGKPAEEWQKVNRFELQTPIMPNEYIKLGYNADDIELRVIDLVSPIGRGQRALIVAPPRTGKTVLLKKIARALTEHHPDIYTGILLVDERPEEVTDFLRSTNADVFASSNDKPTESHVRISEMALGHVKRKAEAGEHAVLLIDSLTRLGRAYNAVQSNSGRTLSGGLDIRALEIPKKIFGSARKIEGGGSLTIIATCLVETNSRMDDLIFEEFKGTGNMELVLDREIANDRIYPAINIAASGTRNEDKFISDSLEERNMVRRFLLKKSPKESMSMLLQVMRRTESNEELFQQIAATT from the coding sequence ATGGCACGTTCGCGTAAAAATAAGGGCCGTAATAAGCCTAAAGGGAAAAGCAAGGGAAATAATAAAAACGTTTTTATCCCAAAGTTTCATCATAATCAGCAGACCCGAATTGGCGGCCGCTATAATGGTGTTCTGGAAATAAACCAAAAAGGGTATGGTTTTATCCGGAAACTGGACTTTGAGTTTAGTCTGGATCCCAAAGACCCATTTCTGAAACCGGATGAAGTGAAGCATCATGATTTACGTTCCGGACTGATTCTGGAAGGAGAATTTGAGCAGGATCAAAGCGGAAATCGTCACGTTCACTCTATCGAACGCATTAACGGCAAACCGGCTGAAGAGTGGCAAAAGGTAAATCGATTTGAGCTTCAGACTCCAATCATGCCTAATGAGTATATCAAACTTGGGTATAACGCGGATGATATTGAACTGAGAGTCATAGATCTGGTTTCACCAATCGGTCGTGGTCAACGTGCACTGATTGTTGCACCTCCGCGAACAGGGAAAACAGTTTTATTGAAGAAAATTGCCCGGGCCTTAACAGAGCACCATCCGGACATCTATACGGGGATTTTGCTTGTAGATGAGCGACCGGAAGAAGTAACCGATTTCCTTAGGTCAACCAATGCAGATGTTTTTGCTTCATCAAATGATAAACCTACAGAAAGTCACGTTCGGATTTCAGAAATGGCGCTCGGCCACGTAAAGCGTAAAGCAGAAGCAGGTGAGCACGCTGTACTGTTGATTGATTCGCTAACACGACTGGGCCGCGCATATAACGCCGTTCAAAGTAATAGCGGGCGAACACTCTCCGGTGGATTGGATATCCGTGCTTTGGAGATACCGAAAAAGATTTTTGGATCAGCTCGTAAAATTGAAGGCGGTGGTTCATTGACCATCATAGCTACTTGTCTTGTAGAAACGAACTCCAGAATGGATGACCTGATCTTTGAAGAGTTTAAGGGAACGGGGAATATGGAGTTGGTTCTGGATCGGGAAATTGCCAATGATCGAATCTATCCGGCAATTAATATTGCAGCTTCCGGAACCCGAAATGAGGATAAATTTATTTCAGACTCCCTGGAAGAGAGAAATATGGTTCGAAGATTCTTGCTTAAGAAATCACCAAAAGAGTCTATGAGCATGCTCCTTCAGGTTATGAGAAGAACTGAAAGTAATGAGGAGCTATTTCAGCAAATAGCCGCAACTACTTAA
- a CDS encoding rhodanese-like domain-containing protein — protein sequence MKETTVEELKEKQDSNSSFVLLDVREAHEYYIADMDGTTRIPYNELDNRYEELNPEDEIIIMCRTGSSASDAAELLQKKGFDNASVLKGGINEWAKKIDPSLSQY from the coding sequence ATGAAAGAAACAACTGTAGAAGAGCTTAAAGAAAAACAAGACAGCAACTCCTCCTTTGTACTTCTGGATGTTCGCGAGGCGCACGAATATTACATTGCGGATATGGACGGGACCACTCGAATACCCTATAACGAGTTAGATAACCGGTATGAGGAGCTCAATCCGGAAGATGAGATTATTATTATGTGCCGTACCGGCAGCTCCGCCTCGGATGCTGCAGAGCTTCTCCAAAAGAAAGGATTCGACAATGCTTCCGTTTTGAAGGGCGGAATAAACGAGTGGGCCAAAAAAATCGACCCGTCGCTATCTCAATACTGA